A DNA window from Impatiens glandulifera chromosome 7, dImpGla2.1, whole genome shotgun sequence contains the following coding sequences:
- the LOC124944414 gene encoding beta-amylase 3, chloroplastic-like codes for MALTLRSSTSFINLRDTRNFKSTDELSNNTICFAQIKRVFRIQARNSAQEAPLSNDKSFNLEVMRDMRREKLHKLPDTHEKNYSKVPVFVMLPLDTVSLEGKLSKPRVMNASLMALKSAGVEGVMVDAWWGLVEKDGPMEYNWEGYAELIKLVHKNGLKLQVVMSFHQCGGNVGDSCNISLPPWVLEEISKNLDLVYTDRSGRRNPEYISLGCDSLPVLRGRTPIQVYSDYMRSFRDRFWHYLGESIVEIQVGMGPCGELRYPSYPEDNGTWKFPGIGEFQSYDKYMRNSLQASAVAIGKKDWGKSGPHDSGQYKQFPEETDFFRRDGTWNNEYGQFFLSWYSQMLIEHGDRILSSAKAIFQESGVKLSGKVAGIHWHYGTRSHAAELTAGYYNTRHRDGYLQIAQMMGRHGIVLNFTCMEMRDGEQPDNANCSPEGLVQQVKMATRSAGIELAGENALERYDEGSYSQILATCRSDSVSGLTAFTYLRMNKQLFEGDNWRKFGDFAKSMSEGGLITKLPESDSCGTNFYVGFIKQKRGELLFRHV; via the exons ATGGCTCTAACTCTACGCTCTTCAACCTCTTTCATAAATTTAAGGGACACGAGAAATTTCAAATCTACTGATGAACTCTCGAACAACACCATTTGTTTCGCACAAATCAAAAGAGTCTTCCGGATCCAAGCAAGGAACTCCGCACAAGAAGCTCCACTCTCAAATGACAAAAGCTTCAATCTTGAAGTTATGAGGGACATGAGAAGGGAGAAGCTTCATAAGCTTCCTGATACccatgaaaaaaattattcaaaggTCCCTGTATTTGTCATGTTGCCTCTGGACACCGTATCACTTGAAGGAAAACTGAGCAAGCCAAGAGTAATGAACGCCAGTTTAATGGCCTTGAAAAGTGCAGGAGTAGAAGGAGTAATGGTTGATGCTTGGTGGGGTTTGGTTGAAAAAGATGGGCCTATGGAGTACAACTGGGAAGGATATGCTGAACTTATAAAGCTAGTGCATAAGAATGGCTTGAAGCTCCAAGTTGTTATGTCTTTCCATCAGTGTGGAGGGAATGTAGGAGACTCTTGCAA CATTTCTTTGCCACCATGGGTTCTTGAAGAAATCAGTAAGAATCTTGACCTCGTCTATACAGACCGGTCAGGCAGGAGAAACCCCGAGTACATCTCCTTGGGGTGTGATTCACTGCCAGTGCTCAGAGGAAGAACACCCATTCAGGTTTACTCAGACTACATGAGAAGTTTCCGTGACAGATTTTGGCATTACTTGGGCGAATCTATTGTG GAAATTCAAGTGGGAATGGGCCCTTGTGGAGAACTTAGGTATCCATCCTATCCAGAAGACAATGGGACTTGGAAGTTTCCAGGAATTGGAGAATTCCAAAGCTATGACAAG TATATGAGGAACTCCTTGCAAGCATCTGCAGTGGCAATAGGAAAGAAAGATTGGGGAAAAAGTGGACCACATGACTCTGGACAGTACAAACAATTCCCAGAGGAGACTGATTTTTTCAGGAGAGACGGAACATGGAATAATGAATACGGACAGTTCTTCTTATCGTGGTATTCCCAAATGCTGATAGAACATGGTGATAGAATCCTTTCCTCTGCAAAAGCAATATTCCAGGAAAGTGGAGTAAAGCTATCTGGAAAAGTGGCCGGTATTCACTGGCACTACGGAACAAGGTCCCATGCAGCTGAACTAACAGCAGGATACTACAATACCAGACACCGGGATGGTTACTTACAGATTGCACAAATGATGGGAAGGCATGGAATTGTATTGAACTTCACATGCATGGAGATGAGAGATGGAGAACAGCCAGACAATGCTAACTGCTCTCCAGAAGGACTGGTTCAACAGGTAAAGATGGCAACAAGAAGTGCAGGAATTGAACTTGCAGGAGAGAATGCATTGGAAAGGTATGATGAAGGTTCATATTCACAAATTCTGGCCACATGTAGATCCGACTCTGTGAGTGGATTGACTGCATTTACATACCTAAGAATGAACAAACAGCTATTTGAAGGAGATAACTGGAGGAAATTTGGGGACTTTGCGAAAAGCATGTCAGAAGGTGGTTTGATCACAAAACTTCCAGAAAGCGACTCATGCGGTACAAACTTTTATGTTGGGTTTATCAAACAGAAAAGGGGCGAGCTCTTGTTTAGACACGTGTAG
- the LOC124945460 gene encoding probable serine/threonine-protein kinase PBL19: MGCFLFIFNKNKSNSRLSSEPRDQTTRSIGSASSTRSVKEMYKEREHNLRIFSLTELKEATNGFNRSQKIGEGGFGSVYKGTITPPNGSRCHPSLVAIKKLNTQGLQGHKQWLAEVRVLGIVDHPNLVKLLGYCSEDGERGTQLLLVYEYMPNKSLEYHLFNKSGHVLTWLSRLQIMLNAARGLSYLHDGFEIQVIYRDFKPSNILLDEDFNPKLSDFGLAREGPAAGVSHVSTAVAGTYGYAAPEYLDTGHLKAESDTYGFGVVLYEILTGRRAIERNRPLKEQKLLEWVKLYPANSKSFTMIIDPRIRSSYSLAAARRIAKLADLCLNKNPKDRPTMNEVIQSLNQAIEES, translated from the exons ATGGGTTGCTTCTTGTTCATCTTCAACAAGAACAAATCAAATTCTCGGTTATCTTCAGAGCCGAGAGATCAAACTACAAGATCCATCGGTTCAGCTTCATCCACGCGTAGTGTGAAAGAAATGTACAAGGAGAGAGAGCATAACCTGAGAATTTTCTCTCTCACGGAGCTAAAAGAAGCTACTAATGGATTCAACAGGTCTCAAAAGATCGGAGAAGGCGGTTTTGGAAGTGTTTACAAAGGCACAATCACTCCTCCCAATGGTAGTAGATGTCATCCTTCTCTAGTCGCCATTAAAAAACTCAACACTCAAGGCTTACAG GGTCATAAGCAATGGCTAGCAGAGGTTCGAGTTCTTGGCATTGTTGATCATCCTAACCTAGTTAAACTTCTAGGTTATTGTTCAGAAGACGGTGAAAGAGGAACGCAACTTCTTCTGGTTTATGAATACATGCCTAACAAGAGCTTAGAGTATCATCTTTTCAACAAATCTGGCCATGTTCTTACTTGGCTTTCCAGATTGCAGATTATGCTTAACGCTGCTAGAGGTTTATCTTATCTCCACGACGGTTTCGAAATCCAG GTGATTTACCGAGATTTCAAACCATCAAACATACTGTTGGATGAAGATTTCAATCCGAAGCTATCGGATTTTGGTCTTGCTCGTGAAGGACCGGCTGCTGGAGTTTCTCACGTTTCAACTGCT GTGGCTGGTACATATGGCTATGCTGCACCTGAATACTTAGATACAGGACATTTGAAGGCTGAGAGTGATACCTATGGTTTTGGAGTTGTGCTTTATGAAATACTAACAGGAAGAAGGGCCATTGAAAGGAATAGGCCATTGAAGGAGCAGAAGCTTTTGGAATGGGTGAAATTGTATCCGGCGAATAGTAAGAGTTTTACTATGATCATTGACCCGAGAATCAGAAGTTCTTACTCTCTTGCTGCGGCTAGAAGGATTGCTAAGTTGGCGGATTTGTGTCTGAATAAGAACCCTAAGGATCGGCCAACGATGAATGAGGTCATTCAGAGCTTGAATCAAGCTATAGAAGAATCATGA